From Woronichinia naegeliana WA131, the proteins below share one genomic window:
- a CDS encoding FUSC family protein, which produces MLIKRFAFLLRPGGKIEITRGIRTLMAMAIPSLLGLVLHEQQDWLTITLFAQIMMLADVGGLYAQRAKTLIGTTVGVFLALFLGTLVSGSLGWTLLLVSIGLFLAGYLTVYGENGGAAGVVLGFTLLLAISLPQGGLDTALMRSLLGLMGGLWSIFLALFIWPFQPNYPLRKVVAQNFQGIAQHLQRVSTVKLDREQNDQSFVQVRQLLLKSRETLTYTRLGSWGHNDLRELLIVLIEDSDRIMTTLTAMREIVTLHSLPQLATVEILLEDVLKQVALICEDIAQLILGKQKKPDCDRLQLLIKALQQQLQQQTLTQDVDDYTSWITVEQLNIWLEKLQSQLQLTVQTTQELQLGDSHKQPIGNREKIAKILSRHKSEIKALGISSKQPWWEPLKENFSIESPLFRHALRLSIGAVLGILIYTLLPIRQGFWIGLTLLFVLKPDFSLTFQRFFSRILGTILGVGAVYIILVTVQDPLWLEMIGIISMAIAISLIRFHYSLAVFFITAFALILHQISGQTSGSLGITDRIVCTLIGGILAFSLSFGLLRQKEEWRFSTVAITALNKVNLYFQAVMTAFLDKTVYQVEELHQRRNKARIANTCLQTALERLMDDPSTPFVKIEPAITLANYIPRLGRGVTILLTQLEQYRGSEAHPNIALFTQQVTEALTMLSQSLQNNQKPLPLPALNETVQDIFSHLQTLQQARLSEISNHQDSQQLRPYLRDYNIVITELREIVRRIEAIQAAIARFEGDS; this is translated from the coding sequence ATGCTGATTAAGCGGTTTGCGTTTCTATTACGTCCCGGTGGAAAAATCGAAATTACTAGGGGCATTCGGACATTGATGGCGATGGCCATTCCGAGCTTGCTAGGTCTGGTACTACATGAACAACAGGACTGGCTGACGATCACCCTATTTGCCCAGATTATGATGTTGGCGGATGTGGGAGGACTCTATGCTCAACGGGCAAAAACCCTGATAGGAACAACGGTTGGGGTTTTCCTAGCTTTATTTTTGGGAACTTTGGTGAGTGGCTCCCTCGGTTGGACGTTATTACTGGTATCAATAGGCTTATTTTTAGCGGGTTACTTAACGGTTTATGGTGAAAATGGAGGGGCTGCCGGAGTAGTTCTAGGTTTTACGCTGTTATTAGCCATTTCTTTGCCCCAGGGTGGTCTGGATACAGCCTTAATGCGATCGCTGTTAGGATTAATGGGAGGATTGTGGTCAATCTTTCTGGCCTTATTTATTTGGCCGTTTCAGCCCAATTATCCTTTACGTAAAGTTGTTGCTCAAAATTTTCAAGGTATTGCTCAACATCTCCAACGGGTATCAACGGTCAAACTGGATAGAGAACAAAATGATCAGTCTTTTGTTCAGGTTCGTCAATTACTTTTGAAATCCAGAGAGACCCTTACCTATACTCGTCTAGGCAGTTGGGGACACAATGATTTACGGGAATTGTTAATCGTTTTAATTGAAGATAGCGATCGCATTATGACGACGTTAACCGCTATGCGGGAGATTGTTACACTCCATTCTCTCCCCCAATTAGCAACCGTTGAAATTTTATTAGAAGATGTTTTAAAACAAGTTGCACTGATTTGTGAAGATATTGCTCAACTGATTTTAGGTAAACAGAAAAAGCCTGATTGCGATCGCCTCCAATTACTGATCAAAGCTCTCCAACAGCAATTACAACAGCAAACCTTGACTCAGGATGTGGATGACTATACCAGTTGGATTACGGTAGAACAATTAAATATTTGGCTAGAGAAATTACAATCTCAACTGCAATTAACGGTTCAAACCACCCAGGAACTTCAGCTTGGAGATAGTCATAAACAACCCATCGGAAATCGCGAAAAAATTGCCAAAATTTTATCTCGTCATAAATCTGAAATAAAAGCTTTAGGTATTAGCTCTAAACAGCCGTGGTGGGAACCTTTAAAAGAAAATTTTAGTATAGAATCGCCACTCTTTCGTCATGCTCTCCGTTTAAGTATAGGAGCCGTATTGGGTATTTTAATTTATACTTTATTGCCCATTCGACAGGGTTTTTGGATTGGTTTAACCCTCTTATTTGTCCTCAAGCCAGACTTTAGTTTGACCTTTCAACGCTTTTTCTCCCGTATTTTAGGTACGATCTTAGGGGTAGGAGCCGTTTATATTATTTTGGTGACGGTTCAAGATCCCCTTTGGCTAGAAATGATTGGCATTATTTCGATGGCGATCGCCATTTCCTTAATTCGTTTTCACTATAGTTTAGCCGTCTTTTTTATTACCGCTTTTGCCCTCATTTTGCATCAAATTTCTGGTCAAACATCTGGAAGCCTAGGCATCACTGACCGAATTGTTTGCACCTTGATTGGGGGAATTTTAGCCTTTTCTTTATCTTTTGGTTTGCTCCGTCAAAAAGAAGAATGGCGTTTTTCAACGGTTGCGATTACGGCTCTTAACAAAGTCAATCTCTATTTTCAAGCCGTGATGACAGCCTTTTTAGATAAAACCGTTTATCAAGTGGAGGAACTGCATCAGCGTCGTAACAAAGCCAGAATTGCTAATACTTGTTTGCAAACTGCCCTGGAACGTTTGATGGATGATCCCAGTACGCCTTTTGTCAAAATAGAACCTGCCATTACCTTAGCGAATTATATTCCCCGTTTAGGTCGAGGCGTTACCATTTTATTGACCCAATTAGAGCAGTATCGTGGCAGTGAAGCTCATCCCAATATTGCTTTATTTACTCAACAGGTGACAGAAGCTCTCACCATGCTGTCCCAGTCTTTACAAAATAATCAAAAACCGCTTCCCCTGCCAGCTTTAAATGAAACGGTACAAGACATTTTTTCTCACCTTCAAACTCTCCAGCAAGCCCGTTTAAGCGAAATTAGTAATCATCAAGATAGTCAACAATTACGCCCTTACCTTCGAGATTACAATATTGTCATTACTGAACTACGAGAAATTGTGCGACGTATTGAAGCTATCCAGGCCGCGATCGCCCGTTTTGAAGGGGACAGTTAG
- a CDS encoding heme oxygenase (biliverdin-producing): MSVNLATQLREGTKKSHSMAENVGFVKCFLKGVVEKTSYRKLVGNLYFVYGAMEEEMDKLQDHSIVSKIYYAELNRKQSLEKDLLFYYGPNWRQEVKISAAGQTYVDRIHEIAQTNPELLVAHSYTRYLGDLSGGQILKKIAQNAMNLQDGGTAFYEFADIPDEKAFKNTYRQAMNDLPIDQATADRIVEEANAAFGMNMKMFNELEGNLIKAIGIMLFNSVTRRRSQGSTEAELATAEQ; encoded by the coding sequence ATGAGCGTCAATTTAGCCACTCAGTTACGCGAAGGGACAAAAAAATCCCATTCGATGGCAGAAAATGTTGGTTTTGTAAAATGTTTTCTTAAGGGTGTGGTCGAAAAAACATCCTACCGTAAATTGGTCGGCAATCTCTACTTTGTCTATGGTGCAATGGAAGAAGAGATGGATAAGTTACAGGATCATTCGATTGTCTCCAAAATCTATTACGCTGAACTCAATCGTAAACAAAGCCTAGAGAAAGATCTGCTGTTTTACTATGGCCCTAACTGGCGACAAGAGGTAAAAATTTCCGCAGCCGGTCAAACCTATGTGGATCGCATCCATGAAATTGCCCAAACCAATCCTGAATTGTTGGTAGCTCATTCCTATACTCGCTATTTGGGCGATCTCTCTGGTGGTCAAATTCTCAAGAAAATTGCTCAAAATGCCATGAATCTACAGGATGGCGGTACCGCTTTCTATGAATTTGCGGATATTCCTGATGAGAAAGCTTTTAAGAATACTTATCGTCAAGCAATGAATGATCTGCCCATAGATCAAGCAACGGCCGATCGCATTGTGGAAGAGGCGAATGCGGCTTTTGGTATGAACATGAAAATGTTTAATGAACTTGAAGGCAATTTAATTAAGGCGATCGGGATTATGCTCTTTAATTCTGTGACCCGTCGTCGTAGTCAGGGTAGCACAGAGGCAGAACTGGCTACGGCTGAACAATAA
- the msrA gene encoding peptide-methionine (S)-S-oxide reductase MsrA, whose translation MALFGLGKKTAMPNPSNALPGRTTAMRVPATHFVNGHPLKPPFPDGLEVAMFGLGCFWGAERKFWQLAGVYSTVVGYAAGYTPNPTYQEVCSGLTGHNEVVLVVFDPKIISYGELLKVFWESHNPTQGMRQGNDTGTQYRSGIYTYSASQKQQAEASKGMYQQALQASGYGKITTEILDAPEFYYAEDYHQQYLAKNPNGYCGLGGTNVSCPLPVGVSA comes from the coding sequence ATGGCACTTTTCGGACTTGGCAAAAAGACGGCCATGCCCAACCCTTCCAATGCACTCCCCGGACGGACAACGGCGATGCGGGTTCCTGCAACTCACTTTGTCAATGGACATCCCCTTAAGCCTCCCTTTCCCGATGGCTTAGAAGTCGCAATGTTTGGCCTCGGTTGTTTTTGGGGCGCAGAAAGGAAATTTTGGCAACTAGCAGGGGTTTACAGTACAGTAGTTGGTTATGCGGCCGGTTATACCCCGAATCCCACCTATCAGGAAGTTTGCTCTGGTTTAACAGGCCACAATGAGGTTGTACTGGTGGTTTTTGACCCCAAAATCATTAGCTATGGGGAACTGTTAAAGGTATTCTGGGAAAGCCATAATCCTACCCAGGGAATGCGCCAGGGCAATGATACAGGAACCCAGTATCGTTCAGGAATTTATACCTATTCAGCTAGTCAAAAACAGCAGGCTGAAGCTTCTAAGGGAATGTATCAACAAGCCTTACAAGCATCGGGTTACGGAAAAATTACCACCGAGATTCTGGACGCGCCCGAATTTTACTATGCAGAGGATTATCACCAGCAGTACCTAGCCAAAAATCCGAATGGTTACTGTGGACTAGGGGGAACGAATGTTAGCTGTCCTTTACCCGTTGGTGTGAGTGCTTAA
- a CDS encoding CPBP family intramembrane metalloprotease codes for MNIDWPAVAKFSAPRRLGLFIAFLLALWLPIAAPLYLVFKSDANLASIVTMLLLFGVFLLLLRFWSRRVYGTQQPFAFYGLEGTRQNGLEILKGLSIGLLFTLALFITESLLGWVKIQASDQFLLKIVLEGSLTGLGVGFAEELFFRGWLLTELERDYTHQKALILNGFLFAILHFLKPWGEIIRTFPQFPALFLLGTALVLAKRAHQQRLGICIGIHGGLVWSYYIFNIGHLIDYTEQVPNWVTGIDQNPLAGSMGIIFLSLLGIWMGKTKTVS; via the coding sequence TTGAACATAGATTGGCCCGCCGTTGCTAAATTCTCTGCCCCTCGACGGCTGGGTCTTTTTATTGCCTTTTTATTGGCTCTTTGGCTACCGATCGCTGCTCCTCTGTATTTAGTTTTCAAAAGTGATGCCAACCTAGCCTCAATTGTAACGATGCTTCTCCTGTTTGGAGTCTTTTTACTCTTGTTGCGGTTTTGGAGTCGCCGTGTTTACGGAACGCAGCAGCCCTTCGCTTTTTATGGTTTAGAGGGAACTAGACAAAATGGGTTAGAGATATTAAAAGGTTTAAGTATTGGGCTATTATTTACCCTAGCTTTATTTATCACGGAATCTCTGTTGGGTTGGGTAAAAATCCAAGCTTCAGATCAGTTTTTGTTAAAAATTGTTCTGGAAGGAAGTTTAACGGGTTTAGGGGTTGGTTTTGCAGAGGAATTATTTTTTCGAGGTTGGTTACTAACGGAATTAGAGCGAGATTATACACATCAAAAAGCTTTGATTTTAAATGGATTTTTGTTTGCTATTCTTCATTTCCTTAAACCCTGGGGAGAAATAATCCGAACATTCCCCCAATTTCCAGCATTATTTTTATTAGGTACGGCCCTGGTTTTAGCAAAACGCGCTCATCAACAACGTTTAGGAATTTGTATTGGTATTCATGGTGGTTTGGTCTGGAGTTATTATATTTTTAATATTGGTCACTTAATTGATTATACAGAGCAAGTGCCTAATTGGGTGACAGGCATTGATCAAAATCCATTGGCAGGGAGCATGGGGATTATTTTTTTGAGTTTATTAGGAATTTGGATGGGCAAGACTAAGACTGTTAGTTAA